In Lacerta agilis isolate rLacAgi1 chromosome 8, rLacAgi1.pri, whole genome shotgun sequence, one genomic interval encodes:
- the CIAO2B gene encoding cytosolic iron-sulfur assembly component 2B, whose protein sequence is MVGQDPSASPAIGALENANPLIYRRQGERPVTAREEDDELPDAIDDREIFDLIRSINDPEHPLTLEELNVVEQVRVKVNDAESTVSVEFTPTIPHCSMATLIGLSVKVKLIRSLPERFKVDVHITPGTHASEHAVNKQLADKERVAAALENNHLLEVVNQCLSGRP, encoded by the exons ATGGTGGGCCAAGATCCGTCTGCCTCGCCGGCGATCGGAGCCCTGGAAAACGCGAACCCGCTCATCTACCGGCGCCAGGGCGAGCGGCCCGTCACGGCGCGCGAGGAGGACGACGAGCTGCCTGACGCCATCGACGACCGGGAGATCTTCG ATCTCATTCGTTCCATCAACGACCCAGAGCATCCCTTAACATTAGAAGAGCTAAACGTTGTAGAACAAGTTCGAGTCAAG GTAAATGATGCTGAGAGCACCGTTTCAGTGGAATTCACCCCCACCATTCCTCACTGCAGCATGGCAACATTAATTGGCCTTTCAGTCAAAGTGAAACTGATCAGATCCCTCCCTGAAAGGTTTAAG gTGGATGTCCACATAACGCCTGGAACACATGCCTCAGAGCATGCAG TAAACAAGCAACTGGCTGACAAAGAGAGAGTGGCAGCTGCCTTGGAAAACAACCACCTGTTGGAAGTGGTGAATCAGTGTTTGTCTGGGCGCCCCTGA
- the LOC117051160 gene encoding fatty acyl-CoA hydrolase precursor, medium chain-like, translating into MASAPWSALFWVAAISTVGFRILEGKGPEGAHPEVATKYGQLRGKQASVKGTERLVDVFLGIPFAKPPTGSLRFSSPQPPEPWDGVRDATTYPAVCPQDLDILKGIQKRWKEKHPPFRSSEDCLYLNIYTPADSPKASKLPVMVWIHGGNMIFGAASRFDGSALAAYEDVVVVILQYRLGILGFFSTGDESARGNWALLDQLAALQWIQENIRDFRGDPELVTLFGVSAGSMSASAHVMSPLSKGLFHRAILESGVSQLPIVFQNRSQSAEKIARIFGCEMTTSAALVQCLRQKSDQELIHADLSMQGLGPSLDGVFMPKTPEEILAGREVSAVPLMVGVTNHEFGWNSRVTGSMEGFKEVGDRDRIRTTSEAILPILGIPLELLPMVLEEYLGDTDNLDELRDGFLDLIGDVFIVIPSIKTLRYHRETGAPTYFFEYQHRPSLYHDTKPDYVKADHADEVGFVFGGPFLTGDIRLHGDATEEEKVLSRTMMKYWANFARRGNPNGEGLVEWPAYNTQEQYLEINLKQKVSLKLKEKKVEFWLKTIPEKVNELRRKHTEL; encoded by the exons ATGGCATCAGCCCCATGGAGTGCCCTGTTCTGGGTTGCTGCAATTAGCACTGTTGGCTTCAGAATCCTTGAAGGCAAAG GTCCAGAAGGCGCCCACCCAGAAGTTGCCACAAAATATGGACAGCTCCGAGGGAAGCAAGCGAGTGTAAAGGGCACAGAGCGGCTGGTTGATGTCTTCCTGGGCATCCCCTTTGCAAAGCCTCCCACTGGCTCCTTGAGATTCTCCTCACCGCAACCGCCTGAGCCATGGGATGGCGTGAGAGATGCTACCACGTACCCAGCAGT GTGTCCCCAGGATCTGGATATACTCAAAGGAATTCagaagagatggaaagaaaagcaCCCGCCCTTCCGAAGTTCCGAGGACTGTTTGTATTTAAACATTTATACTCCCGCAGATTCCCCCAAGGCATCTAAGTTGCCA GTGATGGTGTGGATTCACGGAGGGAACATGATCTTTGGGGCAGCTTCCAGGTTTGATGGTTCCGCGCTAGCTGCCTATGAAGATGTGGTGGTGGTCATCCTTCAGTACAGGCTGGGCATTTTGGGGTTCTTCAG CACAGGGGACGAGAGTGCTCGAGGGAACTGGGCCCTTTTGGACCAGTTAGCAGCTCTCCAGTGGATCCAGGAAAACATCAGAGATTTCAGGGGCGATCCGGAATTGGTGACTCTCTTTGGTGTCTCTGCAGGATCCATGAGTGCTTCAGCCCAT GTTATGTCTCCCTTGTCAAAGGGTTTATTCCACAGAGCCATCCTGGAGAGCGGTGTCTCACAGCTTCCAATAGTCTTCCAGAACAGGTCTCAGTCTGCTGaa AAAATTGCGCGTATCTTTGGCTGTGAGATGACCACTTCAGCAGCCTTAGTCCAGTGTCTTCGGCAGAAGAGTGATCAGGAGCTGATCCACGCTGACCTTAGCATGCAG GGCTTGGGGCCATCTTTGGATGGTGTGTTCATGCCGAAGACCCCAGAGGAGATTCTGGCTGGGAGGGAGGTCAGTGCTGTGCCCCTCATGGTCGGAGTCACCAACCATGAATTTGGCTGGAATTCGCGTGTG ACTGGGTCCATGGAAGGGTTTAAGGAAGTGGGAGACAGGGACAGAATCCGTACTACTTCAGAAGCAATCCTCCCCATTTTg gGGATCCCACTTGAACTCCTGCCAATGGTACTTGAGGAGTACCTTGGGGACACCGACAACCTGGATGAGCTCAGAGATGGGTTCCTGGACTTGATTGGAGATGTGTTCATTGTTATCCCATCCATAAAAACATTACGGTATCACAGAG AGACCGGGGCTCCCACTTACTTCTTTGAGTACCAGCACCGTCCCAGTTTGTACCACGATACCAAACCAGACTACGTGAAAGCGGATCATGCAGACGAAGTTGGGTTCGTCTTTGGAGGGCCGTTTCTCACTGGTGACATTCGCCTGCATG GTGACGCCACAGAGGAGGAGAAAGTTCTTAGCAGAACCATGATGAAATATTGGGCTAACTTTGCTCGCAGGGG AAACCCAAATGGAGAAGGTTTGGTAGAGTGGCCGGCCTATAACACCCAGGAGCAGTATCTAGAGATAAATCTGAAGCAAAAAGTCTCACTGAAGCTGAAAGAGAAAAAAGTGGAATTTTGGCTAAAGACTATCCCTGAGAAGGTGAATGAGTTGAGAAGAAAACACACGGAGTTGTAA